The following proteins are co-located in the [Pasteurella] mairii genome:
- the macB_1 gene encoding antimicrobial peptide ABC transporter permease: MNIIEIKQLNRFFGEGENRTHILKNIDLEIKKGDFVAIIGQSGSGKSTLMNIIGCLDTATSGSYRIADTEVSRLNSDQLSELRQKKFGFIFQRYNLLSTLSAVENVALPAIYAGMDQKSRLKRAALLLEKLGLGDRLQNKPSQLSGGQQQRVSIARALMNGGDIILADEPTGALDSKSGKNVMEILQQLHQEGHTIILVTHDQQVANFANRIIEIKDGRIIEDQRKSDFTASKTPSLEVKKSRFNFYKDQFIESFNMSVKAIIAHKLRSLLTMLGIIIGITSVVCVVALGNGSQQKILANINSMGTNTMDVYNGTGFGDRRSEKMQNLTIDDANMLGRQRYIESVTPNTSVSGTLVFENKDFTAQVQGVGEQFFDVKGLSLQQGSLFSAKDVKNNESVAVIDDNTLREVFNNQNPLGKILMLNKKPLRVLGVVVASKTMGMNSSSLKIYIPYTTAMNKISGVQKIASITVKVRDDVNSSVAEKDITALLLARHGKKDFFTMNTDTIKQTVESTTNTMRLLVSSIALISLVVGGIGVMNIMLVSVTERTKEIGVRMAIGARQSNILQQFLIEAVLICMIGGLTGIALALLFGALFNSLMTDFAMIFSNWSIIAAVLCSTLIGVVFGYMPAKNAAQLDPINALARE; encoded by the coding sequence ATGAATATTATTGAAATTAAACAACTAAATCGCTTTTTTGGCGAAGGTGAAAATCGTACTCATATTTTAAAAAATATTGATTTAGAAATTAAAAAAGGCGATTTTGTTGCCATTATCGGGCAATCCGGTTCTGGGAAATCCACCTTAATGAATATTATCGGTTGCTTAGATACCGCCACTTCCGGCTCTTATCGAATCGCCGATACGGAAGTCAGTCGCCTGAATTCAGATCAACTCTCCGAACTGCGTCAAAAGAAATTTGGCTTTATTTTCCAACGTTATAATCTGCTTTCGACCCTAAGTGCGGTGGAAAATGTCGCACTTCCGGCGATTTATGCTGGCATGGATCAAAAATCTCGCCTAAAACGCGCCGCACTTTTACTGGAAAAATTGGGATTAGGTGATCGGCTGCAAAATAAACCCAGTCAACTTTCCGGCGGTCAGCAACAACGAGTCAGTATTGCGCGAGCGTTAATGAATGGCGGCGATATTATTTTAGCGGATGAGCCGACCGGTGCCTTGGATAGTAAAAGCGGCAAAAACGTCATGGAAATCTTGCAGCAATTGCACCAAGAAGGACACACCATTATTTTGGTCACCCACGATCAGCAAGTTGCCAATTTTGCCAATCGGATCATTGAAATTAAAGACGGTCGCATTATTGAAGATCAGCGTAAATCCGATTTTACCGCGAGCAAAACGCCATCCCTAGAGGTGAAAAAAAGTCGTTTTAATTTCTATAAAGATCAATTTATCGAATCCTTTAATATGTCGGTTAAAGCCATTATTGCCCATAAACTTCGCTCGCTTTTAACCATGTTGGGGATCATTATTGGGATTACCTCTGTGGTTTGTGTGGTCGCCTTGGGAAACGGTTCGCAACAAAAAATCCTTGCCAATATTAATTCTATGGGAACCAATACCATGGATGTGTATAACGGAACGGGGTTTGGCGATCGGCGTTCGGAGAAAATGCAAAATCTGACTATTGATGATGCCAATATGCTTGGGCGCCAACGTTATATCGAAAGCGTCACGCCCAATACCAGCGTTAGCGGTACCTTAGTCTTTGAAAATAAAGATTTTACAGCACAAGTACAAGGCGTTGGCGAACAATTTTTTGATGTAAAAGGACTAAGTTTGCAGCAAGGATCCTTGTTTAGCGCAAAAGATGTAAAAAATAATGAATCGGTAGCAGTGATTGATGATAATACGTTGCGAGAAGTGTTTAACAATCAAAATCCATTGGGTAAGATTTTGATGTTAAACAAAAAACCATTGCGCGTGCTCGGTGTGGTGGTAGCTTCTAAAACAATGGGCATGAACAGTTCAAGCTTAAAAATTTATATTCCTTATACTACTGCAATGAACAAAATTTCTGGCGTTCAAAAAATAGCGTCCATTACGGTCAAGGTGCGTGATGATGTGAATTCTTCTGTTGCGGAAAAAGATATAACTGCCTTGTTGCTTGCTCGACATGGCAAAAAAGACTTTTTTACCATGAATACCGATACGATTAAGCAAACCGTAGAAAGCACCACCAATACCATGCGCCTGTTAGTCTCGTCTATCGCGTTAATCTCGCTGGTAGTTGGTGGTATTGGCGTGATGAATATCATGTTAGTTTCGGTCACTGAACGCACCAAAGAAATCGGCGTGCGCATGGCAATTGGCGCAAGACAATCAAATATACTGCAACAATTTTTAATTGAAGCGGTATTAATTTGTATGATCGGCGGACTTACCGGTATTGCGCTTGCCTTGTTATTTGGTGCGCTATTTAACTCGCTGATGACCGATTTTGCCATGATTTTCTCTAATTGGTCGATTATCGCCGCCGTATTATGTTCCACATTAATCGGCGTAGTATTTGGCTATATGCCGGCAAAAAATGCGGCGCAATTAGATCCGATAAATGCCTTAGCTAGAGAATAA
- the acrA_1 gene encoding Membrane-fusion protein: MTPKRLFLLFIVIAAVVASYFYFGKNTDNQITYLTETVQRGNLQKTVVATGTVRAYNRVEVGAQVSGKIEKIYVTLGQKVKAGEVIAEIDSSTQQNTLDTASAKLTSYQAQLKARKVAYNVAKSSYDRLAKLYAKKSVSLDEFENAKDTLASAEAAIDETNALIKQAEIELSNAKTNLGYTKIVAPIDATVISIPVSVGQTVNANQTTPTIVQVADLSKMLIKPEISEGDITKVNAGMAVEFSTLSAPDTVYHAKIDSVDPAMTTLTDNEYKESISDTNAIYYYANVVVDNPDNKLRIGMTTQNHIAIANVENALLVPTITLKRQKNKVFVNVLTADNQVEQREVEIGINDDINTQILSGLQEGEKVISSQVTAGETVGAVRRPRMF, translated from the coding sequence ATGACCCCAAAGCGTCTTTTTTTACTTTTTATTGTGATCGCCGCTGTCGTTGCCAGCTATTTTTACTTCGGCAAGAATACGGACAACCAAATTACTTACCTCACGGAAACCGTACAACGTGGCAATTTACAAAAAACCGTGGTCGCAACCGGCACCGTACGAGCTTACAATCGCGTTGAAGTCGGTGCGCAAGTTTCAGGAAAAATTGAAAAAATTTATGTCACCTTGGGACAAAAAGTCAAAGCCGGGGAAGTGATTGCGGAAATTGATTCTTCAACGCAACAAAACACCTTAGACACAGCTTCCGCTAAACTTACTTCTTATCAAGCACAATTAAAAGCGCGCAAAGTCGCCTATAACGTCGCCAAATCATCTTACGATCGGTTAGCGAAATTATATGCGAAAAAATCCGTGAGTTTGGATGAGTTTGAAAATGCAAAAGACACCTTAGCCAGCGCGGAAGCCGCGATTGACGAAACCAACGCGTTGATTAAACAAGCGGAAATTGAACTAAGCAATGCGAAAACCAATTTGGGTTATACTAAAATCGTCGCACCAATTGACGCCACCGTAATTTCTATTCCCGTTTCCGTGGGGCAAACCGTCAACGCCAATCAAACAACACCAACCATTGTGCAAGTGGCAGATTTAAGCAAAATGCTGATTAAACCGGAAATTTCCGAGGGGGATATTACTAAAGTAAATGCCGGCATGGCGGTGGAATTCTCTACCCTTTCCGCTCCGGATACCGTTTATCACGCCAAAATTGATTCCGTCGATCCGGCAATGACCACTTTAACCGATAACGAATATAAAGAAAGCATTTCTGACACCAACGCCATTTATTACTATGCTAACGTCGTCGTGGATAACCCGGACAATAAATTGCGTATCGGCATGACAACTCAAAACCACATTGCTATTGCCAATGTAGAAAACGCGCTATTAGTGCCAACCATTACGCTAAAAAGACAAAAAAATAAGGTATTTGTGAATGTGCTGACCGCGGATAATCAAGTGGAACAGCGCGAAGTGGAAATTGGTATAAATGACGATATCAATACGCAAATTTTATCTGGTTTACAAGAGGGCGAAAAAGTGATTTCCTCTCAAGTGACTGCTGGCGAAACCGTTGGCGCTGTTCGTCGTCCGAGAATGTTCTAA
- the glnS gene encoding glutaminyl-tRNA synthetase: MNHTAIEENNEHRPTNFIRQIIDEDLASGKHQNVYTRFPPEPNGYLHIGHAKSICLNFGIAQDYNGLCNLRFDDTNPVKEDVEYVDSIKQDVEWLGFHWQGEPRYASDYFDQLYGYAIELIEKGLAYVDELSAEEMREYRGTLTEPGKNSPYRDRSIEENLALFEKMKNGEFSEGKASLRAKIDMASPFMVMRDPVLYRIKFASHHQTGDKWCIYPMYDFTHCISDAIERITHSLCTLEFQDNRRLYDWVLEHISIERPLPHQYEFSRLNLEYTLTSKRKLLKLVEDGVVDGWNDPRMPTISGLRRRGYTPESLREFCRRIGVTKQDNVVEYSALESCVRDDLNVNAPRAMAVINPLRIVIENFSDSETLKAPNHPNREELGTRELPFTKELYIDQADFREEANKQYKRLVLGKEVRLRNAYVIKAERVEKDAEGNITTVYCTYDPDTLGKNPADGRKVKGVIQWVSATDNLAAEFRIYDRLFTVANPSAAEDLNDVLNPNSLVVKQGFVEKSLANAPAEKAYQFEREGYYCADSKDSRPEQLVFNLTVSLKEGF; encoded by the coding sequence ATGAACCATACTGCTATTGAAGAGAATAACGAACACCGTCCAACAAACTTTATTCGCCAAATTATTGATGAAGATTTGGCAAGCGGTAAACATCAAAATGTTTATACCCGCTTCCCGCCGGAGCCTAATGGTTACTTGCATATCGGTCATGCAAAATCGATCTGTTTAAATTTTGGCATTGCGCAAGATTACAATGGGTTATGCAATTTGCGTTTTGACGATACCAACCCAGTAAAAGAAGATGTGGAATATGTGGATTCAATTAAGCAAGATGTGGAATGGCTAGGATTTCATTGGCAAGGAGAACCTCGTTATGCTTCCGATTATTTTGATCAATTGTACGGATATGCTATTGAATTAATTGAAAAAGGTTTGGCTTATGTGGATGAGCTTTCGGCAGAAGAAATGCGCGAATATCGTGGTACTTTGACCGAACCGGGCAAAAATAGTCCTTATCGTGATCGCAGTATCGAAGAAAATTTAGCCTTATTTGAAAAAATGAAAAATGGCGAATTTTCAGAAGGTAAGGCAAGTTTGCGTGCTAAAATTGATATGGCGTCGCCGTTTATGGTGATGCGCGATCCGGTGCTTTATCGGATTAAATTTGCCAGCCATCACCAAACCGGCGATAAATGGTGCATTTATCCAATGTACGATTTTACCCATTGTATTTCCGATGCGATCGAACGAATTACGCATTCTTTGTGTACGTTGGAATTCCAAGATAACCGTCGTTTATATGATTGGGTCTTGGAGCATATTTCCATTGAACGTCCACTACCGCACCAATATGAATTCTCTCGTTTAAATTTGGAATATACCTTAACATCTAAACGTAAGTTATTGAAATTGGTAGAAGACGGTGTTGTGGATGGTTGGAACGATCCGCGTATGCCGACCATTTCGGGGTTGCGTCGTCGTGGCTATACGCCGGAATCTTTGCGTGAGTTTTGTCGTCGTATTGGCGTAACGAAACAAGATAATGTGGTGGAATATAGCGCCTTGGAAAGCTGTGTTCGTGATGATCTGAATGTCAATGCGCCACGCGCGATGGCGGTGATTAATCCGTTGCGCATTGTGATCGAAAATTTCAGTGACAGTGAAACGCTCAAGGCGCCAAATCATCCAAATCGTGAAGAATTAGGCACCAGAGAATTGCCATTCACCAAAGAATTGTATATCGATCAAGCCGATTTCCGCGAGGAAGCGAATAAACAATATAAACGTTTGGTATTAGGTAAAGAAGTACGCTTGCGTAATGCCTACGTTATCAAAGCCGAACGCGTGGAAAAAGATGCCGAAGGGAATATTACCACGGTTTATTGTACTTACGATCCGGATACGTTAGGTAAAAATCCGGCGGATGGACGCAAGGTGAAAGGTGTTATCCAATGGGTTTCTGCCACAGATAATCTTGCTGCAGAATTTCGCATTTACGATCGTTTATTTACGGTTGCCAACCCAAGTGCGGCAGAGGATCTTAATGATGTGTTAAATCCAAATTCCTTAGTGGTTAAACAGGGTTTTGTGGAAAAAAGCTTGGCTAATGCGCCGGCGGAAAAAGCCTACCAATTTGAGCGTGAAGGCTATTATTGCGCCGACAGTAAAGATAGCCGCCCAGAACAGTTAGTGTTTAACTTAACTGTCAGCTTGAAGGAAGGGTTTTAA
- a CDS encoding LPPG:FO 2-phospho-L-lactate transferase family protein: MSDLMPHSRHPYLDSVKHIVAIGGGHGLGRVMSALSFMKERLTGIVTTTDNGGSTGRIRMQQGGIAWGDLRNCLNQIITEPSTASALFEYRFSGQGELAGHNLGNLMLTALGNLYVRPTEAVNLIRELLHVKSFIIPMSESSVHLAASLPSGKSIVGEVGIDNLDVLPKSVFLVPLVSATPEAVEALNKAEVILFGPGSFLTSIMPPLLLPEIVQSLQQSSAKKIFIDNLGVEHSPVAALSLSERIDWIDDVIGKKIIDGAIIPINSPEKDRTFNCKIMARRLNADDVSYRHDRTLLCKAIDDILSEL, encoded by the coding sequence ATGTCAGATCTTATGCCTCACAGTCGTCATCCGTATTTGGATTCGGTTAAGCACATTGTCGCTATTGGCGGCGGACATGGTTTGGGACGGGTGATGTCGGCGTTAAGTTTTATGAAAGAGCGTTTGACCGGTATTGTGACGACGACAGATAATGGCGGTTCAACCGGGCGAATTCGGATGCAGCAAGGCGGGATTGCCTGGGGCGATTTACGCAATTGTTTAAATCAAATCATTACGGAACCGAGTACCGCATCAGCGCTGTTTGAATATCGCTTTAGTGGGCAAGGGGAGTTAGCGGGGCACAATCTGGGCAATTTAATGTTGACCGCCTTGGGCAATTTATATGTTCGCCCGACGGAAGCGGTGAACCTTATTCGCGAATTATTGCACGTCAAATCCTTTATTATTCCTATGTCAGAATCTTCGGTGCATTTGGCAGCAAGCCTGCCTTCCGGCAAAAGTATTGTGGGGGAAGTTGGGATTGATAATTTGGATGTACTGCCAAAATCTGTATTTTTAGTACCGCTGGTGAGCGCGACGCCAGAAGCAGTTGAGGCGTTAAACAAGGCGGAGGTGATTTTATTCGGTCCGGGCAGTTTTTTAACCAGCATTATGCCGCCTTTGCTGCTGCCTGAAATTGTGCAAAGTTTACAACAAAGTTCGGCGAAAAAAATTTTTATTGATAATTTAGGCGTGGAACATAGTCCAGTGGCAGCGTTGTCCTTAAGCGAACGTATTGATTGGATTGATGATGTTATTGGGAAAAAAATCATTGATGGCGCGATTATCCCCATCAACTCGCCGGAAAAAGACCGCACTTTTAATTGCAAAATTATGGCGCGTCGCTTGAATGCAGATGATGTCAGTTATCGCCATGATCGCACGTTATTATGTAAAGCCATTGATGATATATTAAGTGAATTATGA
- the moaC gene encoding molybdenum cofactor biosynthesis protein C, whose protein sequence is MTGLTHINNNGEANMVDVSEKQETVRIARAEAFVTMSAETLAMIMSGQHHKGDVFATARIAGIQAAKRTWELIPLCHPLLLSKVEVQLTALPERNQVRIESLCKLTGKTGVEMEALTAASVAALTIYDMCKAVQKDMVIEQVRLLEKSGGKSGHFIAA, encoded by the coding sequence ATGACCGGTCTTACACATATTAATAATAACGGTGAAGCCAATATGGTGGACGTTTCGGAGAAGCAAGAAACGGTACGTATTGCCAGAGCAGAGGCGTTTGTCACCATGTCAGCGGAAACCTTGGCGATGATTATGTCAGGACAGCATCATAAAGGGGATGTTTTCGCAACCGCGCGCATTGCCGGTATTCAAGCGGCGAAACGCACATGGGAGCTTATTCCGTTGTGTCACCCGTTGCTGTTGTCGAAAGTGGAAGTGCAATTAACCGCTTTACCGGAACGCAATCAGGTGCGCATTGAAAGTTTATGTAAATTAACCGGTAAAACTGGCGTGGAAATGGAAGCATTAACCGCAGCCAGCGTTGCCGCCTTGACGATTTATGATATGTGTAAAGCGGTGCAAAAAGATATGGTTATCGAACAAGTTCGCTTATTGGAAAAGAGCGGTGGAAAATCCGGTCATTTTATAGCGGCGTAA
- the moaD gene encoding molybdopterin synthase sulfur carrier subunit codes for MLNVLFFAQTRELIGVDSLELPASFATADDVRAHLAAKGDKWALALEKGKLLVAINQTLTPLESAVKDGDEIAFFPPVTGG; via the coding sequence ATGTTAAACGTATTATTTTTTGCCCAAACGAGAGAATTAATCGGCGTGGATAGCCTTGAATTACCTGCCTCTTTTGCCACTGCTGATGACGTGCGTGCGCATTTAGCGGCAAAAGGGGATAAATGGGCATTGGCATTGGAGAAAGGCAAGTTGCTGGTGGCGATCAATCAAACCTTAACTCCATTAGAAAGTGCGGTCAAAGATGGGGATGAAATCGCCTTTTTCCCGCCGGTAACCGGAGGCTAA
- the moaE gene encoding molybdopterin synthase catalytic subunit, whose product MSDIQIAVQEQPFDQQAIYQWISAPNSVGASVIFVGKVRDLNLGDEVSSLYLEHYPAMTEKTLREIVEQAKQRWDILRVVVVHRVGLLHTGDEIVLVGVSSAHRGEAYQANQFIMDFLKSKAPFWKKEQTDRGERWVESRAVDQQALERWEK is encoded by the coding sequence ATGAGCGATATTCAAATTGCAGTTCAAGAGCAACCCTTTGATCAGCAAGCAATTTATCAATGGATTTCCGCGCCGAACTCCGTCGGAGCAAGCGTCATTTTTGTTGGTAAAGTACGTGATTTGAACTTGGGTGATGAAGTTTCCAGTTTGTATTTAGAACATTATCCGGCAATGACGGAAAAAACGTTGCGGGAAATTGTTGAACAAGCTAAACAGCGTTGGGATATTTTGCGCGTGGTAGTGGTTCATCGTGTTGGGTTGTTGCATACCGGTGATGAAATCGTTTTGGTCGGTGTGAGTTCCGCACATCGCGGCGAGGCATACCAAGCAAATCAATTTATTATGGACTTTCTTAAAAGCAAAGCGCCTTTTTGGAAAAAAGAGCAAACTGATAGAGGCGAACGTTGGGTTGAATCTCGCGCAGTTGATCAACAAGCGCTGGAACGTTGGGAAAAATAG
- a CDS encoding IS200 transposase: MASKSNDDSSLSHTRWNSKYHIVFIPKYRRKAIYGKLRVDIGGILRQLCDYKNVEIIEAHAMKEHIHMLLKIPPKLAVSSFMGYLKGKSSLMIFERHGNLKYKYGNRHFWAKGYYVSTVGLNTKVVEEYIRNQEKEDMIQDNLSKKEYVDPFKG, encoded by the coding sequence ATGGCAAGTAAATCCAATGACGATTCAAGTCTATCACACACGAGATGGAACAGTAAGTATCATATTGTGTTTATTCCGAAATATCGAAGAAAGGCAATTTATGGGAAATTGCGAGTTGATATAGGAGGGATATTAAGGCAATTATGTGACTACAAAAATGTAGAAATCATAGAAGCTCATGCAATGAAAGAGCATATTCATATGCTATTAAAGATACCGCCGAAATTGGCAGTGTCGAGTTTTATGGGATATCTTAAAGGTAAATCTTCATTGATGATATTTGAACGACATGGGAATTTAAAATACAAATACGGAAATAGGCACTTTTGGGCGAAAGGCTACTATGTGAGTACGGTAGGCTTAAACACAAAAGTAGTGGAAGAATACATCAGGAATCAAGAAAAAGAAGATATGATTCAGGATAATTTATCGAAGAAAGAATATGTAGACCCCTTTAAGGGGTAA
- the purE gene encoding phosphoribosylaminoimidazole carboxylase catalytic subunit — protein sequence MPNHSPQIAIVMGSKSDWVTMQEATAILDQLQLPYHVEIISAHRTPDKLFQFAESAVEKGYKVIIAGAGGAAHLPGMIAAKTIVPVLGVPVKSSMLSGVDSLYSIVQMPKGVPVGTLAIGPAGGANAGLLAAQILAIFEPELAMRLWQFREKQTKDVLENPDPRS from the coding sequence ATGCCAAACCATTCTCCACAAATTGCTATTGTTATGGGGTCAAAAAGCGACTGGGTAACCATGCAAGAAGCCACTGCGATTTTAGATCAACTTCAATTGCCTTATCACGTCGAAATCATATCGGCCCATCGTACGCCGGATAAATTATTTCAATTTGCTGAAAGTGCGGTCGAAAAAGGATACAAAGTAATTATTGCCGGAGCCGGCGGCGCGGCGCATTTACCGGGAATGATTGCGGCAAAAACCATTGTTCCGGTATTGGGTGTCCCGGTGAAAAGCTCCATGTTAAGCGGCGTTGACAGCCTCTATTCGATTGTACAAATGCCAAAAGGCGTTCCGGTTGGAACCTTGGCAATCGGTCCTGCCGGAGGCGCAAATGCGGGCTTATTAGCCGCACAAATTCTGGCGATATTTGAGCCTGAACTGGCAATGCGTTTATGGCAATTTAGAGAAAAACAAACCAAAGACGTATTGGAAAATCCCGATCCAAGAAGCTAG